From Bactrocera oleae isolate idBacOlea1 chromosome 4, idBacOlea1, whole genome shotgun sequence:
GTTTTGTTTGTCTAGATCCCCAGCGCTGAACGTTTGTtggctataataataatatacctaatataaggattttcgaTATTCTATATTCTATGGACTTTATACATACAGTATGTGAACATATAATCAAGGTAATACTGTTATTTATTACCGAAAGACCTAGACCCATTATACCAAATGttgtgatttttatactcttgcaacatgttgctgcagagtataatagttttgttcacctaacggttgtttgtatcgaaAAAAACTAATGGAGATCTAtatggggttatatatatatatatataaatgattaggatgacaaGACAAGTTGAAATTCGAGTGACCATTACCTCGCTTACAAAActtcattaaacgaaaacttaaaaaaagccATAACTAAACTGCAAGTTAAAATGCAAAACAttaatttggtacaggagatCGCAGTTGCCAAggacacctgtgggctaaaaaatgttttaaagtaGACGTGGCTGCGCacttaaatggtttaatgtacatatctttcaaAACGCTTAAGACATATAATCCTAAATTGCTAAGAAGAAGTGGTTTTAACACCTCTTCAAACTCTGTGActgggtaaaatcggataataGCCACGACCAAtcgccatataacggttatgttaaaaactaataaaattacTATAACACACAGAATGAATGAGCCACAAGCATTTGATTTCGTAAACAGGAAGGTATAGAAGGGCTTTCTAGGATCTGTTGtgaaaattgaacaatgggcgtggcactttACCacaaaaatgagcgaaatcggttGACAACAACGCgtaattcccatataacaaacatTTCAATTCCggctgattctttcactttacagtatacacatcaaacatcaataaagttatcagagtaaaactttgcacaaatagtgcacTCAAGATATTTTATcgtaaattcaaaaattgtcgaaatcgcaaTATAACTTGTGACGAAAATTGATAAAAGCAAGTCAACACTTCCCTGAGCCCTCATAtacttaacataaatatattccaACCTCCGATTCATTTTAAACCGCAtctatcgatcaatatgtaagaaaccTTAACGAGCAGTGTATCCTCTttccttaaatgaatgaaattacggcgatactttccttagtttgatataaagttttgccagaaAATGAAAGTGTTCATCCGTCTAtgtttcttgcaagttgcaagagtatgaaatgttcgattgcacccgaacttagcaattccttacttgtttatattctAGAAGACTTTATGCCGCTTATATCGAAACATTGTTACTATTGTATAATggtgaaaaaatatgtttttgtgtatATGTTTTAGTCTTGGTGAATCTTGCATCCTATTTCACGTTATActtgcaatgggttccagggcatagtgatTTCCTTGGGAAgtgtgaagcagatgaactagccagaacaggcaccactctGGAAAAGAGAGAatttatatgcctctggctacttgcaaatatttaatcttGAAATATGTTATAAACATAGCTGAGTCACGGTGAAACCAAGCCCTGACTTTCTCAaaaagcaggcaaacgtggcgtGAATGGAATATGGGCCGCACACACCgactttaaaaagttaaaattaacgATATAaaaactctagtaggagtactaagaggTCACTATCTTATTGACAGACATGCCAATAGACTAGGATCGCCAAATAACGATTATTGTAGAAGATATCAGGAGGTTGAAGAgaaggagaccattaaacatcttctacgCTACTGTGAGTgtatatataggaaaagaatccactatcggtcgtgggtttcagGACGACGTCTCTCCCTAAGGTTATAATGCAAACTCTCAAGAAAACCGATTTGTACTTGctaagggtattataacttctaTAAATCGTACGCGACGTAAGAGAAGCACACACCACGTTAACGACTTCATTTCTAGGAAACCCCtgattatttaaaatacttttccaCATTAATGGCTTTATTTGTTTCAAAAGCATATATGTATTCCTACACACGCGCACGTTCTGGTTATCCTCTCTCACACCATCCGTACGATTTATGCATACATCTGTACACCCACATAGACAACGTGTAAATCCTCCCAGAAGAGAGTGTGTAAACCGCTTGCCAACCAATTTGGCTGTTTGTGTTCGATTGTTTTTATCGGCTgcttacatttaaaaataaagggCAGATATTTAGCTGTGATTTAGCTTTCAAGATAATGGTAAGGGTGCCGGGCGGTGGGGGCAGAGCAAACACAAAATGTGTGTTAAaataagaaatgaaaacaaaatgaaagaaaaacagttaaaataaaatgctgTTTCCTGGAGATCGAAGTCTTATGCGTCTTATGTCTCGGGAGGTGGGCCTACATGTGGCTAAAAAGTAAGTCGTAAGTAAACGGtagaaaatacaacaaataaaatattgtgaaatttcCTCCTCCGTTCGGTACTTAGTGTTTGGTTTCATTTCTCTAACACAACACAAAACAACTGTGGTTGCGGCATTGTTACTTTTCAGCTTTTATTCTTATTACTGttgttttatttcaaatgttttttccCCTTTTTTTCTGAAGATACACAATAATCAACATATATACACCTATTTGAGTGGCTTGATTTCTTTTAACAAAAGGTGGATACATAGTCTACGATAAATATCTTTAGAAAACTTCACTCATTTTGGTGCTTAAGAGGCgctataaaagaaatatatatccCCCACTCTAGAGTATTAAGCTCAGTGACTTTAAGTTCGTATTGTGGGGGACGCAAACTTATGGCGAAGTCGGCTTCGAGAAGGTGCTCAGACGCTTTGCTTTAGTACACAAAATGGATATTGTTTTAAGTATACATAGTTCTCTAGGTAGTTAAACACCTTTTATCAGCGATTTTATAGTGAAAAGCTTTGAATTTGTATTGGTGTAAATTGCCTAACACTTTTGCAAAGTACTGTTAAAAAGCTCTTTGGGCATTGGCATGGAGCAAGGagtagaataaaataaaataactcgtTATAGCGAGTGTTTGAGTGTAATGAAAAAAGCTCTGTTGTGTAGTATGTCAAACCCCAATATTTGCTAAACTGGTATTATCGGACCATTGTTGATGAACGTCTATTGGGTTAGTGAATAACGTTATAAATACGTGACTACTCAGCCTGGAAGTTTAGTCCACCTAATGAACTTTCGGTAAACGATGGATGGTGATCGACATGATCGGAACTCATCGCATTGTTGCTACTATAGTACTTTTACTAATTTTCACtccccaaaaaaaaaaccaagagtaacgttaatgtaattaaaatgatCCAATAATCTACACTCTTAAAACTGAATGTAAAATCACtatagaacaagtaaggaacggctaagttcgggtgtaaccgaacattttatactctctcaattTTCAAAGATTAAAGCAGATTGAATACTTTCGGTATggcaaaactttgtattaaaaaatattgggtAGAATTCAATATTCGTTGTTCGACGAAACTATGAATGGAtgacaatcatatttggtatctaacATAAGCTATAGGTGATATAGTCACTTCTAATAGATTCGATACATTTATATTAACCTTCTCTTTGTTCATCATATTAGTGCTGGGAGAAGGTACAAACCGATATCCACATTTTTTTAACCGTTTAATATAATGTTTATGTATTCCTGCatatttgaattgaaatattattttctattgtgGTATATGAGGAGCGGAATTCAAAATATTGGGTATAGGAGGGAAAAGTAGCTGGAGGTGTGGATAAGGATACGGAAGATACGAAAGTTTATATATAGGGGCTTGAGTGTACGCCGATTTCGTTCATGTTCAGCAGGTGGTTAAGAAaacactaattaatatatcgcACATATCGACATTGGAAAGGCGAAGAATTGAAACAATTATATCCATTGTCGACACAAGCACAGGCAATTATCATAGAAATATCCTCTCTGAATTTAGTTAATATAActcatatattgaccgatatgtgcAAAATAAAGTCAgttgaaagttcgaaaatgGATGATAGTGAAACTATTGACCCGATGTTACCCATTTCTAACACAAGGGCacattattatcaggaaaatagtctctccgaatttcattaacaaatctcaaagattgaccaatattttcggtataaagaGCCTATCTATGGTTCTGAGGTTCACATTTTCAGTAACtggtttgaaaatttatggttcGATTTCGACGATTTTTGGTTGAGAGCTGACCTCTCTGGAGAACACTATTTTTGCAAAGCTGTATTCTCATGTCTTGATTGGTgcttaatttatgtaaatttactgtaaagtaaaagaaGCATATCGAGTTTTAAATTGTGGTATGGCAAGTAAGCATGGTCGTGTTCCGATAACGCccattttcataaatataattgattgatatttttattgttttaaatgtttaatataatttacttaaattgTAACATAATAAATATCAACTCAATATAGTTTAGTCTTATAGTagtgtttacaaatattttattgattgtattttgtttttataaagttttaaaaattaaaataattatccaattaataaaaaataggaGAGCAGAATAGGATTTTAGTAATGTCAATGGGTTAATGTTAAAGATAAAACATGTACATTCGTACGACACACATAATTCTTAACGTTAAGCGCACATATGCTGTATTGAGAATTGTGACTATTTTTATCCTTTCGCATTCGTAATTTTCGAACAACTCTGTTTCACTACAAGCAAGTAACAAAATTATCTCATCAATGTTTCAAACTGTTAGTGCGTCATTTAAGTAGATTATATTTAAAGGCATTACCTTGCTTACATTTACGAAATAATTTCAAGGTCAGCGATCAAAAGTGCATTCGTAAAGTAGTTAGAAAATGCTGCAAAAATGAACGAAAAACAATGTGAAAGAAAATGCTTGGCACTCAAATTTGCTATAAAAGCGCTGGTTAACGGCGAATTAAGCACAGTTCACCCAGATCTATCACAGCTGCTAAATTAGTTTGAAACAATGGGCTCCAAAGTGCGTATGATTGATATATACTTATCTAATATACCATACCTattacttacacacatatattagaatgtaaattcacaaattttttgtttttccggtaGGTTTTCGCTGCACTCGTATGTTGCTTCGCATTGGTGGTGGTCAGCGCCTTACCGTACGGCCATCATGGACATGGTCATGAGGATCACGGTGCTTCCAGTCACGCTTCAGTGCATTTAGTCTCACACGACGATCATCACGATCACCATGATCATCACGGTCACCATGAACATGGACACGACGATGGCCATGACTCACACGCTGAATATCACTTCAGTTATGGCGTAAAGGATAAGAAGACCGGCGATATCAAGGAACAGAGTGAACACCGCAAAGGGGACAAAGTGTCCGGACATTATGAACTCATTGAAGCGGATGGTCACAAAAGAACTGTGCACTATACGGCTGACAAGCATAGCGGTTTCCATGCCGTAGTGCACCGTGAACCCACACACCATCAT
This genomic window contains:
- the LOC106616440 gene encoding protein catecholamines up-like — encoded protein: MGSKVFAALVCCFALVVVSALPYGHHGHGHEDHGASSHASVHLVSHDDHHDHHDHHGHHEHGHDDGHDSHAEYHFSYGVKDKKTGDIKEQSEHRKGDKVSGHYELIEADGHKRTVHYTADKHSGFHAVVHREPTHHHVADHGHASYHGGHAEVESHDGGDAGHDDGHGYGHGHDHGHGHSSHSSGFSIKQEHGVAVHHHGGHDSGGHGGH